agaacttcatttgtatctcgggatcatccatttgccacttgcacatgtcctcctatctaaatgtgtgtgtttcatctttctccctctccaacattattttccaatggccttttttactagtctcggtaattccattagatctctctcttagtttgataatatttcagatataatgttttgctaggattgtttttacctaccaagctccacataagtcttccacttttatatattagTAGAacaggttgaagacaatctaatgtaggcttgagagacttgatgagatgagtatttccatgatcttttgcaagagaacttCACTTatatttgatatgcattcttttgaaaactcttcacgatgaaacaaggtaaatgtttgaagttcgcttaagtttgagagcattgtatttatctattattgtggcttgttctttaattgctagtctatcttccataatgaaaaagtagccggtcacaacatgaacttaaatgctaaatacttgagagagcaatatgtcttgttatgtatgactaagtgcagagaggacattgaggggcaacgctaatttctttataagcaaagctcctgtacttactcgaggacgagcaatgtttaagcatggggtgaatgttggcgctccttaagtaccagttttatcccttgtttatctttgataatggcatgaattcaatatcaaaattactaaccgtcctaaccccggcctaattattggtcattttcacatttgcacatatattttggaggaacttcgtttttgcagatttttggcctattttagagcatgaaatgatgaggcccgtgatcgagcgctaacacggagaaagacgaaggccaaagcccaaaggaaggaccaaagtcCATgctgattcgaagcccattcatgcacatccaccttccaagagagcccaaggaCCAAAGCACGAAGCCGTAAAACTCTGGGGACCCAAACAGAAGATGCTGGAGCTTGGACGACAAGCACCCCTATCTAAATCGCGGAGATAATGACATCTAAAGCCCACATGTAAAGGTGAAGAAAGTCAAAATGTTGAGAAAAGCCACATGGAGGAAGATGGGCTTGAGATTTGGAGGTTTACCCATGAGATCAACTCAGCCCGAGAGATATTCGCGCAAACAGCATGATCTTTCGGTGCAGATTCAGAGACTTAAACGGCCTCTAATGGAAAaaggttgaataccaaagttgtgggTCTCGATGAGAGCTTCGATTAGGACATATGGAAGGCCCAATTCGGGTCAAGGAGCTAGGAGATATGACCCCCGAAATACCTGCTGCGCAGACAAGTCCGAAATCAGACAGATTTTCTTCCGAGGCTTTTTTGGGGATCTTATCTTCGTTTCCAAGGAAAGcaatgaataccaaagttggagATAATTTCGTGGCACACAATCTGGACACCGAATTTTCATTGTTTAGAGTCCGTACATAGGAGATATGGCGTCGGCAAGGAAGGGCTGCGAAACAGGAAAATCTGGACGAGGCTGATTTTATGGAAACCAAGTTTGCTTCTCTCCCAAGGAAGATCTCATGCAAGGCAAGGTGGAACACGCCCCAAGGCTCCCCAAGGGCATAAATACAATCCCCTAGGCACCCAAGGGAGGGGATCCAATCCACccaaaactcgacgaaaacctagggctaagaccggagggagacgacggccgccgcaagtcttcgagggtacctaggagatggcttaggccacccctagccgccatagcttccctgcgaggttgtgccatggtggggttcgagagtcatccccaacattcgtcggggtatgtacacacacgatggtgatatcaatctactctttattctagttgtctcgactttggtctacttcaatgcatgctttctttctcatatgtaatgcatccatatgttcatagtaagattagatctattcgtggtaattagtctacatcttgcggatacgttgaggtagcatgTTTTAGCGAGTGGTTGATTACCCTGATGTGGtaacagcatggcggagggaaaagttctagcgacgacatgatgtggaataggatcgatggcgagtaccatgggagtctgGGGTAAAgatttgggaaaccttaggcgtcgacacgcacctcgcaccggtgaccttgggaaagtaggccgcttgtgagctgcctttctgagagatgatttcgcgtacctttagttgagatgcaatctatgttttgatcacctttttcactAGAACCGTActtagagacgataggccctagctccttggttgtgttatctcatctacggttgtgggtgtgatgaacacttatgcttcattcatatctatcaagtgttcaatttatatgcaatctttgcttcatgtttaggatagatttgatagattagatggtaaaccctagtcggttcgctttcGATCCACgaatgataaaccttgggggagtactctaagggaaaagctaccacgatccgtgcgcttgcggtacgtaaattggcgctttaagaagcgtcaacacccTGTACAGTCCTCAATCAACggtggagtttctttcttcgacccGAAGTCTTCCCTGCGATGCCTCCACGTtgacgaagatccggtccgcggttttggagggtccacgaaacccgggtaggtggccggttttgagaaaaccgccaaaactcttcgcgcgggaagattcccgcctccacgccgtggccctagacgccgttcccgcctcggccttctgacggccctagacgccgcccgacgcccgtcacctcctcgcccgcagcgaggccctagacgccgtcgacgcccgtcgcctccgtcagtcccgagaccgacgcccgtgcctccacaacTTAGcttcttcaaccgccgtctgcctccttggttttgtggcgcaaaccaagaaacccgccttccgtcatcgcttgcgccctcgatccaggagtggacgccacaactgccgcccggcctgagctcctccacgacagctctccgtcgacactcgacgcccgtgtacctgcaatctaaagaccaagcgcacgatcacaccgcacggttgacaattcactcatcacaagcaggatagagtactcaacattcctcaattgGAAAGAACCTGACAGACCTTGGGTTGGAAGCGTACTACGGTGAATGATGTTGATCGTCAACTTTTCAGAGTGTCTACAATTGTGACAATTGGCAATGGAGAGAAAGCTGAGTTCTGGGAGGCCAGTTGGTTACAGGGAAGGGCACCACGGGACATTGCGCCAAGTCAATACAAACTAGCGTGGAGGAAGCATCTGAAAGTGAAGGACCAGTTGTTGAACCAAAGTTGGACACGAGGGCTTTGGAGAATGTCAACTGTAGAAGAAATGGCCGAGTTTGTGGCGCTGTGGGATCTAGTGCAGAATGTGCAACTCACGTCAGAAGAGGATCAAATTCAATGGAAGTGGTCTGCAGACGGGATGTACTCGGCAAAATCGGCCTATGAAGTCCAGTTCAAAGGTTCTTTCTGCAGTTTCAGGCCTAACCACATTTGAAGAGCACATGCGGAAGGGAAGCACAAATTTTTCACTTGGCTGCTAGTGCAAGAAAAACTTCTGACAGCTGATAAGCTACAAGCACGGAACTGGCCGTGCAATCCAGTCTGCTCCTTGTGTTCCAATCATCCAGAAACTGCAACACACTTGTGTCTTCACTGCCCGTTTGCTGTAGAAGTTTGGGGGTTGGTCAGCAGTTGGTTAGGTGGATTTGTGTTTGTCCCAACGCAGGAGCTCTCGATCGAGGATTGGTGGTGTGAAGCTATAACCCAACAGCCAAAGCCAGAGAGAAGGAAGGTGGCAGCCCTACTCATGTACACAGTGTGGAACCTATGGAAGGAGAGAAATAGGAGAATTTTTGAAGGCAAAGTTGCTAATCCAAGGATGGTGCTGCAACTCATCAAGGAGGAAGTAAATCTACGAACCCGGGCATGTGGGGCCCCAATTGTATCTTAGTTCTCAATGTTAAGTAGTTTTTTGAGTTTCGAGTTATCTAATTTTTATGTAATCACAACCTTGTAAGACTTTGGCATTCTCCTCTTCTTATATGACATGACAGTGCTCCTGccctagttttcaaaaaaaaatatttcaaaaacttaCCACGAGGGAAGTATGGAGTTTGTTGGGGCTTAACCATGAAAGAGATGTTCTTCTATCAAAAAGGGATGCCCGTGAAGTAGTGGAAGCAGTGGTGAACATGAAGGAACGAGAGAGAGCCATGTGCTGTCATGCGCTCTGGCTGGGATGGTTCGAGCGCAACAGGGTTCGAGAAGGGGAGCTGATAAGACTAAGAGGCGCCTGCTGGATCTCTCACGGTGTCCAGTTAAAGGGTAAAGGAGTGGACGAAGAAGGCTGCTCAGAGCCTACAAATGGCAAGACGACCAACCTGCAAATGGGAGAAACCTGATGCCGGCAGTGTGAAAGTAAATTGTGATGCTGCTTATGATGGCTTGACGGGCAATGGCGGATGGGGCTGCATTGTACGTGATGACGATGGCGACGTGGTGTCTGCAAGATGTGGGCGAGTGGAATATCTGATGAGCGCTCTCCACGGCGAGTTGATTGGCGTCATCCATGGGTACAAGCTGCAGCAGATGAAGGCGTCGGGCATATCATCGTTGAGACGGATGCTGTTGAAGTTGTGCAGACAGTTTACTCGCAAGATTTCTATCTCAGTCCTGTGGCTTTCTTGGTGGAAGAGCTACGTAGCCTTTTAGAGATGAATTTttttatcttggtgtgtccagCAACGCCCTCGTTCTTGTAATAGAGTTGCACACGAGCTAGCAATTCTAGGGAGTTTGTGTGAGCCGGATGTGAACCTTGTTGTGTCACCCATTCCGGACTTCATTGCGTGTATTATTGCTGATGATTCAGCACCTTCTAAGTAATCGAGATGAAAGTTCCCATAAAAAAAACTTACTATGAGAtgtaatttcaaaaaaaattgatgtaCTTGCTCTCTTGATTCAGTTTCGCCGTGTGCAAAGCTGTAGCTCCCTAGCTATTTCAGGATCTTATGATTAACAAAGTCACTACACACCTCAACTGTACGGTTGCATAGCCTCAGATATGACACTGTAAAcattaataatatattaaatatatatatgatgtTAGTCAAAAGAGTTATATATTATAATATATTTTCCATAATGAATCTATCAATAAGAAGTTTTAAAGTTAGACATTTTTAGTTAGGGTTTTAAAAATCAAATTAGGATAAATCTAGCATACATTTCTGGGTTAGGATAATTCCAATCGCAGGAATTAAACTTTAGTGCAAACTGTTCTTAGTTCACAAGTGCGATCCTAATGGCTAATGGAACTGTATATTATTAATTTGATACAAGATCTTGCATAAAGAATCAATAATTAAACCAGCTCCTGCTAGGCTGCTATTTTAGTTCTAGTCTACAAGTACGCCCTCTATCCAGAAAAGAATGCAACTCTCGCTGGCCAATGAGTCAAATAGTTCTAAGTTTGattaaatttatacaaaataatattaatatttatattaGAAAATAAGTTTTATTAGATTAAtcatataatatatttttatactaaATCTATTTTGAGATATAAATGTTAacaaaatttttatacaaatttgatcaaatttaaaattatttgacttTTCGCGATAGATGTGAGAGTTGCATTCTCTCGGAATGTAGGAAGTAGGCCAGTCGAAACCAAAAGAATTGGCGTCACCGTAGCAACCCCCTCAAAAGATCCCAAAACACAAATCACTTGGGAATGGGAACCAAACGGACCCCACGCAAGGAAGGCAGCATGCAACAGCCCAGCCACGAAACGCGGGCAGCCCACGGCCGGGACGACTGTGTCAACAGAACGGTGCTCGTTCCGGCTCGGGCTGCTTCCGGCTCCGCTTCCGCAACGACCCGCCGCAGCTCGGCCCCGCGtccgacgccggcgacgacctCCGCTTCCCGCCCTGCGGCTCCGGCGCGGCAGCCTCCTCCTGCCGGCGGACGCGCAGCGCGCGCCGCAGCCCGTGCTCGCTCTCCCCCAGATGCTTCACCTGCGCGCAACCAAATCAACgcgagccggccggccggcgtcgtGTCAGGCGGCACTCGTAGATAGGCAGCGTGTGGCACGTACGCCGGACAAGTACCTTGCAGAAGAGGGAGCAGTAGTCGTGGCCGGACGCCAGCGGGCGGGCGCACGCCGCGCAGGGGTTCTCCGCGCTCGCCGagcgcttcctcgccgtgcgcTCGTTCAGGAACACCACCTCGTGGTCGCTCACCGCGTGCGACTGCATGCACGCCGCCGCCAATCGATCAAAGACAGGGAGAAAAAAACGACGGAGCGCGTGCCGGTGAGGTGGCGATCGCCGGGGgttgcgcgcgcgcacgcgatcGAGCAGCTAGCCAGCATACCTGGATGCCGGCGCAGTCGAACAGCCTGAGATCGTCGACGCGCACGACGAAGCAGGACGCGTACTTCCAGATCTTCACCAGTTCCATTCATTCCCCCGATCAACGTGAAGGAGTTGAGATCGATTTGGaggcttgaagaaaagaaacTTAAGCCTAGAATTAATGGTGCCGCGTGCGATCGCGTACCTGGAGGACGTCGTGGGCGGGCTCGTGGGGGAGGCAGTGGCGGCAGAGCGCGGTGGCGCAGTCGACGCAGAAGAGGTTCTTGTCGTTCTTACGCTCGCCCGGGTGCGCGGCGCACGCGTCGAAGAACTCCTCTGACAGCAGGCCGCGCAGCCACTGCGGCGCGCCGCGCACGGCCGCCGGCCGCATGACCCTCCCTCCCTCGTGTGGTCGATCGGCGTGCCCGCGCGGCCGGGGTGGGGGACGACGAGGGAGTGGATGGGATTGGGATCCTGCCGGCTGCTCCTCGCATGGTTCGATCTGTTGGATTAATGTGGTGCATGATGCCTAGGGCGGCTTCAGCCACGATAGGATGGATTCAAAGACCGCAAAGCGCGGGGCTCGGCACCGTCACTCTCTATGCCGAGCTCGAATCCTCAGGAGTCCGGTCCTTTTCCGCACACAATAGTGATCCCTCCTCGAGTCGATAACCCATGTCCTGGCAGCCCATGTCCTGGCAGCGGGGACAACGACGCCCCTTGCCCCCTTGGATGGTGCGGCCACGCATCCAGACGGGGGCGCGCAACCCCTTTCCTCCGCTATATGCATGCAAGCGGGGCGGGTTGCGGCTGCCTGCCCCGCAGCCGCACTGACCGCATGGTTCGTCGCGGGTCAATGCGGCTGCCCGCCTCCCGCCGTATCATTTTTCAGGCTTTGCGGCAGCCCGCTTTATGTCGCGATTAGCTATATGCCTCTGTCCGCCACACAGTGTCAGCTGGGCGGCTTCCGCTAGGCACCAGTACCTGGCCAATCAGCTCGACTGCAACAACTAAAGCGGCGGTCCACTATCAGACATGTCACATCCAATCAGCCAAAATGTATATATATCATTGCAAATTTATATTGATTGATCACAACAACAATAAATTATTAaaatacaatacaatacaaaGTGAGTCTTCTGAACTACTTAGTAAATTTGCCAAAGACAATTTTCACGGTTACACAAGACTATAATCCTAAGCCGCcgtatcaaataaattataagCAACTGTCCACCAAAGCGAACATAAGAACATAAGCTCCTCTACTTCTTTCTCTTCAGTGACATCAAGCACCTAGCTGCAGTCTCcagagaaataaaaaataattcagGAAGTAGCTTTGTAATCATAAGCTACATCAACTGTTGTAACTGTTGCTATTATCTATTTTTGTTGTCCACAAGCCTGCATGTATAACTGTCAATGTGTGCAGAGCTTAACGAGTGCCACACCACTCATTCAGTGATTCAAGTAAAATAAACCGCTTTGTACTTATATAACACCATTGCAAGGGTTGGACTGATTCACAAGTCTGAAGACTTTTTTTGGCATTGTAAGCTTATAAAATTCTTGTGGTGGTTAGCAAAACTGGTTATCCTCTGATTCATGTTGTAGTATTGTTCTAAAACAAATTGAAATCATAATGCATAAGGAAAGTTGACATAATCAACAGTCTAATGAAACATCTAATTGGGTCAGTGTACAAAAGTTGAGAGGTGTTTCATTTGAATTTCAGTTTTCTGTTCAGTATATATGGGTCTAATTAAGCACAAGAAACACCACAAAAGTCAAAGTATCCTACTGAAGCATTTTGAACCAACTTCAGAAAAGTGAGCACCGAAACAAAATCAAGCTATGGAAGTAGAAGACAACCTAGTACCTAGTACCTACCGTCTAATCTACACCACAGCATGGAGAACCGTGGTCCTCCTTCCACCAGTTGCACGATTGACCAACAGAAGCAAGAGCAACCTTGCTAGCGGGAGCATCAGAATCCGAGGACTGTATCTGCAATCACCACTCGAAAATCATGAGCGGCACTCTCCCCATCCACTGCCTTCATCTTTTAAAAATTTTAAGATGGATTCCTCAAGTCAAAAGATTGCAATCCACCCTTAGATCCGAGTGGAAGAAATTACCTAGGAGGGGATGGATGCCGCAACAAAGGTTCCGTAGGTCCAACTGTACAAGGAAAGAAGGCAAAGTTGATTTTCCGATGCTGTTGTACCAATCAAGAAAACAGCAACAAACTAGTCACTAATCTTGGGCTAGAGTGGAGAAATTACCTGGGAGGGCGTGGTTGCAGCAACGAAGGTAGGGACGAGTACGCCTAGCGGCAACAGAGGAGCCCGCAACCATGAGCGGATCGACATTGAGCGTGCCGGCAAACGtcggcgaggccgccggcgagagGGAGCAACTGATGGAGCGTCGATGAGATCGAAGGCAACGAAGGGAGCGTGGTCGATGGGAGACAACAGTAGATCTGCGGGCGAGTGGCGTTGCATCGCACAAGCGGATAACAGCTCACGAACGGCAACACTCGGAGCGAACAACGGACAGCAGCGCACGGACGGcgccgcttccgccgccgccgcccctctcacCCTCGGAACCCCTCTCCCCCGATCCCATTCTTTGCGGGCTCTGCGGTGCCGCTGGGCCCCGTTGGCTGGCCCGCATGTAGCCGCTTCATCTATGCGGGCTGATTTGCGGCGGTATGCGGTTATGCGGCGCGGGTCCAGCCAGCGGGCTTGCGGCAAAGCCCGCCCCGCTTGCATCCCTACTCCGCTATGGATTGCCGCCGTCCGTCGCCGCATGTTGTTGCAGCCTCCATCCCCAAGGGAACGTTTGGTCCGGGTCAGGCACGACGAAGAAGCTGGGACGACGAGGATTGGGATCAAAGACCGAAAAGCGCGGGGCTCGGCAGTTCGGCACCGTCtccgtctctctctccctctgctGCACTGCATGCTGCGAGATGCCGAGCCCAGGAGTCCGGTCCTTTTCCAATACCGATCCGCGGAAAACCCCACTTTCCAATCGCTGCGTTGAGAATCGATCCCTACCTGATCGGAGGATggcggcatcggcggcggccaAGAACTCGCCTGATGTTCCTCCTGAACTCGCAATTGGATCCAAACCGCTTCTCGTCAAATTCAACCACGGCGAGCAGGAATCACACGCCATCATGGACCCCTTCAACGCGGGTCTCCGAGAGGCAAACCTGGAGTTGGACATGTTGCGGGGCAAGCGGTGTCTAGCCTCTCTTGAAGGAGACTGGCTCGTCATGCTCGACGAGGCCACCGGCGAATGCTTCCTGTTGAGTCTAGTCTCTGTTCGCAGGATCCAGCTGCCTCCGTTGCTGAAGCCGGTAGAGGAACTCGGTGGGTGCGCTCTCTCCTCTCCGACTCCCCCGGACTGCACCATCGTGTTCTCCACGTCCTATCGCAACTATCTGCTATACTGCCGGCCTGGCGACAAGGAGTGGCGGGAATTGCCTGTCGAAAGTGATGGCACGTACAGGTTCGTCATGGGTGATATTGTGAGCTCTCGAGGTAGGATGTACATGCCCACGGAGATGAGTACATTAATCACCATCGATGTGTCCATGCCTTCCTCATGTGGCATCGCCATTGGACGGAGGGGCATACCTCACCCGAGCAAAATGCGGTGGTGGTGCGAGGAGAGTTTGGTGGAGTTCGATGGTGATATCTACCTCCTGCAGTTTTACATACATGGATTTTATAACTCGGAGATCGTCGACATTGACATTCACATCTTGGACACCTCGGCCTATGTTTGGAACAAGGTTGAAAGCATTGCCGGCGAGAATTTTGTTGTGCTGCCATCTGCAAGTAGAGTTGGGATTCAGCCTGGCTATATCCATCTACTACAGACACTGCCGCGATGGTGTTCGGCTGTACACGATCCGGGTGGATGATCGAACGATGAGCTGCACCCTGCTGCCTGGCCCTTGTCATGAGTTCATGACATGTGCTGGGTGGTTCCATCAAGGTAAGCAAGTTTTTTTATCTTTTCCCCCTATTTTGATTGCCACAAGAATCGTCATATATACCTAATTTGTTGTACGTGTCCATTATGTTACGCAGCTTCATGAACAAATACGAGGAATCTTTGGCCATTGTCTCAAGTGAGGTCAGTCCACGATTCTTGCATGTTGCGCTCCTGTTTCATATATACATAATCATCAAAATGTGGAAAAAACATATATATAAAACAATCTGTTTTTTGATGGTGCAGTCAGATATCAAGACCAACAACCGAGCCTTTGATGAAGACGGAAAACAGGTAGCAGCACCATGGTCTAGTCTCCCTGTTGATATGGTTGAGGAACTTGTGGCAAGGCTATCCTTCATTGATTACTTGAATGTTCGGGAAGTATGCAAGCGATGGAGTTCAATCAGCAAGCCCACTGAGTATGCAAAGAGATACCCAGCATACCCGGTACTAATGAGCATTTGCTCCAGTTCTGCAGGCACGTTCAAACTGTTTGATCCCATCATCGACAAGGAATACACTCTGAAGGATCGTAGCCTAGTGCCATGTGATGATGCCTTTCAAATGCTACTCTTTGCAA
This window of the Panicum virgatum strain AP13 chromosome 1K, P.virgatum_v5, whole genome shotgun sequence genome carries:
- the LOC120657386 gene encoding protein RGF1 INDUCIBLE TRANSCRIPTION FACTOR 1-like, with translation MRPAAVRGAPQWLRGLLSEEFFDACAAHPGERKNDKNLFCVDCATALCRHCLPHEPAHDVLQIWKYASCFVVRVDDLRLFDCAGIQSHAVSDHEVVFLNERTARKRSASAENPCAACARPLASGHDYCSLFCKVKHLGESEHGLRRALRVRRQEEAAAPEPQGGKRRSSPASDAGPSCGGSLRKRSRKQPEPERAPFC